CGCGAGCGCCTTCGACGCGATGGAGGCCCTGGAGAAGGGCGCCATCGCGAACCCGGACGAGAAGCGGCGCGTGGGCCACTACTGGCTGCGCGCCCCGGAGCTGGCGCCCGAGCCCGGCCTCACCCGCGCCATCCAGGACACGGTCGCTTCCGTGCGCAGCTTCGCGGCGGACGTGCATGCGGGCCGCGTGAAGCCCGAGCGCGCCGCGCGCTTCACGCAGCTGCTGGTGGTGGGCATCGGCGGCTCGGCGCTGGGCCCGCAGCTGGTGGCGGACGCGCTGGGCGGCCCGCAGGACCGCATGGCCGTGCACTTCTTCGACAACACCGACCCGGACGGCTTCGACCGCACGCTCGGGGCACTGGGCGAGCGCCTCTCGGAGACGCTGGTGCTGGTCATCAGCAAGTCCGGCGGGACGAAGGAGACGCGCAACGGAATGCTGGAGGCCGAGGCCGCGTACAAGGCCCGGGGCCTGGCGTTCGGGGCGCACGCGGTCGCCGTCACCGGCGAGGGCAGCGAGCTGGACCAGGTGGCGCGCAAGGGCGGCTGGCTGCGCACCTTCCCCATGTGGGACTGGGTCGGCGGCCGCACCTCGGTGCTCAGCGCGGTGGGGCTGCTGCCCGCGGCGCTGCAGGGCCTGGACATCGACGGACTGCTCGCGGGCGCGCGGGACACGGACGTGCTCACCCGCTCGCGCGACGCGCTGAAGAACCCGGCCGCCCTGCTCGCCCTCATGTGGCACCACGCGGGCGGCGGGAAGGGCGCGAAGGACATGGTCATCCTGCCCTACAAGGACCGGCTGCTCCTGATGTCGCGCTACCTGCAGCAGCTGGTGATGGAGAGCCTGGGCAAGGAGCTGGACCTCTCCGGCAAGCCGGTGATGCAGGGCATCGCCGTGTACGGCAACAAGGGCTCCACCGACCAGCACGCGTACGTGCAGCAGCTGCGCGAGGGCGTGCACAACTTCTTCGCCACCTTCATCGAGGTGCTGAAGGATCGCCCCGCGGCCGGGATGGAGGTGGAGCCGGACATCACCAGCGGCGACTACCTGCTGGGCTTCCTGCTCGGCACGCGCCGCGCGCTGCACGAGAAGGGGCGCGAGTCGCTCACCCTCACCGTGCGGGACGTGAGCGCGCGCACCGTGGGCAGCCTCATCGCCCTCTACGAGCGCGCGGTGGGCCTCTACGCCTCTCTCGTGAACATCAACGCCTACCACCAGCCGGGCGTGGAGGCGGGCAAGAAGGCGGCGGGCGCCGTGCTCGCGCTGCAGCTCAAGCTGCTCGCCGAGCTGCGCCGCCCGGGCGCAGCCCCGCGCACCGCGGAGCAGCTCGCCCAGGCGGTGGGCGCCCCCGACGAGGTGGAGACGGCCTTCAAGGTGCTCGAGCACCTGGCCGCGAACCCGGAGCACGGCGTGCGCCGCGAGCCGGGCGCCTCCTACTTCGAGGCGCGCTACCGCGTGTAATCCCGGCGCGGCTCGGCACCTGGGAGGGCCATGAGCCCTCCCCTCCGCAGCCGCACCTTCCACTGGTCCGATCCCGCCGCCCTCACCCTTGCCGCCCGGGACACGGACGGCCTCTCCTTCCTGCGCGCCCTCATCGCGCGAGGCCCGGACGAGGGCTCGGCCCCTTCCGCGCAGTGCCTCGGCTTCCGGCTCGTGGAGGCGGAGCGCGGCCGCGCGGTGTTCGAGCTCACCCCGGCGGAGTTCCACTACAACCCGCTGAGCACGGTGCACGGCGGCATCCTCAGCACCCTGTGCGACTCCGCGATGGGCGCCGCGGTGCACTCCACGCTCGCGCCCGGCGAGGGCTACACCACGCTGGAGCTGAAGGTGAGCTTCCTGCGCCCGGTGACGGCGGCCACGGGCCCCGTGCGCTGCGAGGGGACGCTGCTCTCGCGAGGCAGCCGGGTGAGCAGCGCCCAGGCAAGCCTGCGCGACGCGGCAGGCACGCTGCTCGCGCACGCCACCAGCACCTGCCTCGTCTTCCCCGCGCCACAGCGCTAGGAAGAGCGCATGCCGAAGCCCCGCCCTGCGCGTCCCCTGCCGCCCGCCCCTCCCCGCTTCCTCGCCTGGCTCAGCGAGCTCGTGCACGCGCAGCGCGCCCGCCTCGTGCGCCAGGTGCGCCGCGAGGGCCTGAGCGCCGAGGACGCGCTGGAGTGCGTGCAGGAGGCCTTCAGCAGCTTCCTCACCCTGCCCCAGGCCCGCCAGCTCGTGGAGGTGCCCGAGGATGCGGCGAAGCTGCTCAGCGTGCTCGCGCGAAACCTCGCCCGCAATCGCCGGCGCCTCCACGCGGTCGCACGCACGCACGCGCCCGCCGAGCTCGCCGCGCTCCCTTCGGAGGGGCCGTCGGTGGACGCGCTGATCGCCGCGGCGGAGGCGCACGCGGCGGCGGTGGGCTGCGTCGCGCACCTGGGCGAGGTGCAGCGCCGGGTGGTGACGCTGCGGCTGCTGGACGAGGTGCCCGGCGAGGACGTGGCGCGCCTCTTGGGCACGAGCGCGGGCAACGTGGCGGTGCTGCTGCACCGGGCGAAGGGCCAGCTGCGCACCTGCATGGCGAGCGCCGGCTACCGGGAGGCCTAGCGCTGCGCTACGTCGCCGCGGGCTTGGGCCCCGCGCCGGGCTCCACGCTCACGCGCACCACGCGCGGCCCGTCCACCTCCTCCACCTGGATGCGCCACATGTCCAGGCGCAGGGTGTCCCCCTTCTCGGGGATGCGGCCCAGCTTGGCCATGAGGTAGCCGCCGATGGTGGTGACCTCGCCCTCCTCGTCCTCGTCCAGCTCGAAGGAGACGTCCAGGCGGTCCTCGAGGTCGTCGAGCTGCGTGGTGCCGGGCAGCTCGAGGCGCCCGCCGGGCAGCACGCGCACCTCGCCCACGCGCCGGCCCAGCTCCGCCACGTCGCCCACGACCTCTGCGACCACGTCCGCGAGCGTGACGAGGCCGCTGGTGCCTCCGTGCTCGTCCACCACCAGCGCCATCTGGCGGCGGCGGCGGCGGAACTCACTCAGCAGCTGCTCGAGCGTGGCCGTCTCGGGCACGAAGAGCACCGGGCGCTGCACCTGCGCGAGCGTGCGCAGCTCGTCGCGGCTGAGGAGGAAGAAGAGGTCCTTCGCGTTGACCATCCCCTCCACGTGGTCCATGTCCCCGCGGCACACCGGCTGCCAGGTGTGCCCGGCCGCGCGCGCATCCGCGATGTTCTTCTCCAGGCTCTCCTCGAGGTCGAGGTAGCGCACCTGGCTGCGCGGGACCATCACCTGGCGCGCCGTCTTCTGGGCCATCTCCAGCGCGCGCTCGAGCAGCTCGGCGCGCGCCGTGGTGATGGCGCCCGCCTGCGCGGAGCTGTGGAGGATGACGCGCAGCTCGTCCTCGTTGTGCGCCTCGTGGCTCTCGCCCGCCTGCTCCAGGCCGAAGAGGCGCAGCACCTTGCCGGCCATCCCGTTGAGCAGCCAGATGCCCGGGTAGAAGACGAAGTAGAAGGCGCGCATCGGCAGCGCCACGCCCAGCGTCACGGCCTCCGCGCGCTGGATGGCGAGGCTCTTGGGCGCGAGCTCCCCCATCACGATGTGCAGGAAGGTGATGATGGCGAAGCCGATGGCCACCGCGATGGAGTGGCTCAGGCCTTCCGCCGCGCTCGCGGGCACCACGCGCGCAATCAGCGGCTCGACCAGGTGCGCGAAGGCGGGCTCACCGAGCCAGCCCAGCCCCAGCGAGGCGAGCGTGATGCCGAACTGCGTGGCGGAGAGGTACGCGTCCAGCCGCTCGGTCATCTTGAGGGCGTTGGCCGCGCCGGGGCGCCCGTCGTCCGCGAGCGCCTGCAGGCGCGTGGAGCGCACCTTCACGATGGCGAACTCGGTCGCCACGAAGAAGCCGTTGGCCACCACGAGCAGGAGGGCCAGGCCGAGGAAGACCCATTCCATAGGATGCGCCGCCGGGAGGAGAGGCTGCGTGGAGCGCTAGAGCAGCGCCTCGTACTCGGGCTCGCCCTTGAGGGCGTCGAACATCGGGTCCGAGGCGAGCCAGCCGGTCACCTTGGCGCGGTCCGCGGCGATGGCGCGCTTGAGGTACTCGAGCGCCTCCTGCCGGCGGCCCCACAGCGCGTAGAGCGCGGCGAGGTTGTAGTTGAGCAGCAGGTCGTCCGGGGAGATGGCGCGGGCCTTCTCGTAGGCGCGCTCCGCCTCGGCGTAGAAGCCCTTCTGCGCGTAGCAGATGCCCAGGTCCAGCTGCGCCTCGAAGTTGTCCGCCTCCAGGCGCACCACTTCCTTCAGCTGGGTGATGGCCGAGCGGTAGTCGCCCTCGTCCATCAGCAGGGCCGCGAGCTCGTGGCGGGGGAAGGCGTCCGCGGGGTCCAGCTCCACCGCGGTCTGCAGCTCCTTCATCGCCTCCTCGATGCGCCCCTGGTCCGCGTAGGTGAGGCCGAGGTTCAAGTGGGCGTCCGGGTACTCCGGGTCCAGCTCGATGGCCTCCTTGTACTCGGCCACGGCGAACTCGCCGGCGTGGCTGGAGAGGAAGCAGGCGAGGTTGTAGTGGGCCGTGGCGCTGTCCGGCTCGAGCTTGAGCGCGGTGAGGTACTCGGCGAGCGCCTCGCGGAAGAGTTTCTTCTCCGCGTACACGGTCGCCAGGTTGTCGTGGGCGTGCGCGGAGTCGGGATCGAGGTCGATCGCCTTCTTGAACTCCTTGATCGCCTCGTCGAGCCAGCCGCGGTCCGCGAGCTCGATCCCCCGGGAGTTGTGCTCGTCGGAGAGCGCGATGTTGTCCTTGTCGCGGGCCATGAAATCGGCGCGAACATACGCGCCGCCCATTCGAGGGTGCAAGGCAGAGTTTCCCCAGGGGACCCGCGCGGGGCCACGGCCGGAGGAGACGGAGAGACAGACGTCCCGGTGGGCTCTCTCCCCTGAAGAGGAGAGGAGAGAGCAGCCGATCGGAGAGGGCCCGCGGAGGACGCGGGCCTGAGCCGCTAGATCTTGTTGTTCTTCTGGCCCTTCTTGGCGCGAGCGCGGCGGCGCTTGAGCACGCCCTTCTTGACCTTGGCGCGGCTGGACAGCTTCTTCTTCGAGCGGTTTCCCTTGGGGGTAGGCATCTCTATCGGACTCCGGTGAGGAAAGAGGGCGCCCTTCTTTCATGGCCCCCCCTGAACATCCAAGGTTTTTCTTGACGGCGCTCTCCCTTGCCAGGCGGAGGCCAAAGGGGCAATACCCCCTCCCACTACGATGATTGACAAGCTTGAAGAGGTGGAGCGCCGGTTCGAGCGCCTCACGGCCGACCTGTCGAACCCCGAGACGCTCGGCGATTCGGCGAAGCTCCAGAAGGTGTCCAAGGAGCGCGCCGGGCTGGAGAAGCTCGTCGACACGTTCCGCACCTACCGGAGCGTGCTGCAGGACCTCGCCCAGGTGGAGGAGTGGCTCGCCACCGGCGGCCCGGACGAGAAGGCCATGGCGCGCGAGGAGCTGCCCGGGCTGAAGGAGAAGCGCGACGCGCTCGAGGCGGAGCTCAAGATCCTCCTGCTGCCGAAGGACCCGAACGACGAGAAGGACGTCATCCTGGAGATCCGCGCGGGCGCCGGCGGCGACGAGGCCGGCCTCTTCGCCCAGGAGGTCCTCCAGATGTACCTGCGCTACGCGGACCGGCGCGGCTGGAAGGCGGACATCGTGGACATGAGCGCCGGGGGCGCGGGCGGCGTGAAGGACGTCACCGTCACGCTCTCGGGCGACCAGGTGTTCAGCAGCCTCAAGTACGAGAGCGGCGTGCACCGGGTGCAGCGCGTGCCTGCGACGGAGGCGCAAGGGCGCATCCACACCTCCACCATCACCGTGAGCGTGATGCCCGAGGCCGAGGACGTGGACATCCACATCAACCCCTCGGACATCGAGATGCAGGTGATGCGCTCCACGGGCGCGGGCGGCCAGAGCGTGAACACCACCGACTCGGCGGTGCGCCTCATCCACCACCCCACGGGCATCGTGGTGAAGTGCCAGCAGGAGAAGAGCCAGACGAAGAACCGCGCCCAGGCGATGCGCATGCTGCGCGCGAAGCTCTACGAGCTCGAGCAGGAGCGCATCCAGAGCGAGCGCGACAGCATGCGCAAGGGCCAGGTGGGCACCGGCGACCGCAGCGAGAAGATCCGCACCTACAACTTCCCGCAGGACCGGCTCACGGACCACCGCATCGGGCTCACGCGCCACAACCTGCCTGCCATCATGGCCGGGGACATCGAGGACCTCGTCACCGCCTGCCGCACCTTCTTCCAGGCCGCAGCGCTCAAGGAGCAGACCGGCGCGCCGAAGCCGCCCAGCGCATGAGCGACATCTGGACGGTGCGCCGCGTCCTCACCTGGACCACCGGCCACTTCGAGAAGCGGCACATCGACAGCCCCCGGCTCACCGCCGAGGTGCTGCTCGCCCACGTGCTGAAGGTGGGCCGGGTGCGGC
This Aggregicoccus sp. 17bor-14 DNA region includes the following protein-coding sequences:
- a CDS encoding glucose-6-phosphate isomerase encodes the protein MSERQQWERYKKYLCVCEPIGLTLDVSRMGFDDAFLSRMQAPLASAFDAMEALEKGAIANPDEKRRVGHYWLRAPELAPEPGLTRAIQDTVASVRSFAADVHAGRVKPERAARFTQLLVVGIGGSALGPQLVADALGGPQDRMAVHFFDNTDPDGFDRTLGALGERLSETLVLVISKSGGTKETRNGMLEAEAAYKARGLAFGAHAVAVTGEGSELDQVARKGGWLRTFPMWDWVGGRTSVLSAVGLLPAALQGLDIDGLLAGARDTDVLTRSRDALKNPAALLALMWHHAGGGKGAKDMVILPYKDRLLLMSRYLQQLVMESLGKELDLSGKPVMQGIAVYGNKGSTDQHAYVQQLREGVHNFFATFIEVLKDRPAAGMEVEPDITSGDYLLGFLLGTRRALHEKGRESLTLTVRDVSARTVGSLIALYERAVGLYASLVNINAYHQPGVEAGKKAAGAVLALQLKLLAELRRPGAAPRTAEQLAQAVGAPDEVETAFKVLEHLAANPEHGVRREPGASYFEARYRV
- a CDS encoding PaaI family thioesterase → MSPPLRSRTFHWSDPAALTLAARDTDGLSFLRALIARGPDEGSAPSAQCLGFRLVEAERGRAVFELTPAEFHYNPLSTVHGGILSTLCDSAMGAAVHSTLAPGEGYTTLELKVSFLRPVTAATGPVRCEGTLLSRGSRVSSAQASLRDAAGTLLAHATSTCLVFPAPQR
- a CDS encoding RNA polymerase sigma factor, whose protein sequence is MPKPRPARPLPPAPPRFLAWLSELVHAQRARLVRQVRREGLSAEDALECVQEAFSSFLTLPQARQLVEVPEDAAKLLSVLARNLARNRRRLHAVARTHAPAELAALPSEGPSVDALIAAAEAHAAAVGCVAHLGEVQRRVVTLRLLDEVPGEDVARLLGTSAGNVAVLLHRAKGQLRTCMASAGYREA
- a CDS encoding hemolysin family protein, translated to MEWVFLGLALLLVVANGFFVATEFAIVKVRSTRLQALADDGRPGAANALKMTERLDAYLSATQFGITLASLGLGWLGEPAFAHLVEPLIARVVPASAAEGLSHSIAVAIGFAIITFLHIVMGELAPKSLAIQRAEAVTLGVALPMRAFYFVFYPGIWLLNGMAGKVLRLFGLEQAGESHEAHNEDELRVILHSSAQAGAITTARAELLERALEMAQKTARQVMVPRSQVRYLDLEESLEKNIADARAAGHTWQPVCRGDMDHVEGMVNAKDLFFLLSRDELRTLAQVQRPVLFVPETATLEQLLSEFRRRRRQMALVVDEHGGTSGLVTLADVVAEVVGDVAELGRRVGEVRVLPGGRLELPGTTQLDDLEDRLDVSFELDEDEEGEVTTIGGYLMAKLGRIPEKGDTLRLDMWRIQVEEVDGPRVVRVSVEPGAGPKPAAT
- a CDS encoding lipopolysaccharide assembly protein LapB; translated protein: MARDKDNIALSDEHNSRGIELADRGWLDEAIKEFKKAIDLDPDSAHAHDNLATVYAEKKLFREALAEYLTALKLEPDSATAHYNLACFLSSHAGEFAVAEYKEAIELDPEYPDAHLNLGLTYADQGRIEEAMKELQTAVELDPADAFPRHELAALLMDEGDYRSAITQLKEVVRLEADNFEAQLDLGICYAQKGFYAEAERAYEKARAISPDDLLLNYNLAALYALWGRRQEALEYLKRAIAADRAKVTGWLASDPMFDALKGEPEYEALL
- the prfA gene encoding peptide chain release factor 1 → MIDKLEEVERRFERLTADLSNPETLGDSAKLQKVSKERAGLEKLVDTFRTYRSVLQDLAQVEEWLATGGPDEKAMAREELPGLKEKRDALEAELKILLLPKDPNDEKDVILEIRAGAGGDEAGLFAQEVLQMYLRYADRRGWKADIVDMSAGGAGGVKDVTVTLSGDQVFSSLKYESGVHRVQRVPATEAQGRIHTSTITVSVMPEAEDVDIHINPSDIEMQVMRSTGAGGQSVNTTDSAVRLIHHPTGIVVKCQQEKSQTKNRAQAMRMLRAKLYELEQERIQSERDSMRKGQVGTGDRSEKIRTYNFPQDRLTDHRIGLTRHNLPAIMAGDIEDLVTACRTFFQAAALKEQTGAPKPPSA